The following proteins are encoded in a genomic region of Amphiura filiformis chromosome 11, Afil_fr2py, whole genome shotgun sequence:
- the LOC140164531 gene encoding LOW QUALITY PROTEIN: leukocyte receptor cluster member 9-like (The sequence of the model RefSeq protein was modified relative to this genomic sequence to represent the inferred CDS: inserted 1 base in 1 codon; substituted 5 bases at 5 genomic stop codons), which produces MAGASSHTTLSEEFNSELEALASIYSDDGEFSQETPQDTETASYVCVVNIKPNSFSIGLKLSIPEYYPDRLPKIEFLPTDDSLTDESTLAELLQFLYQTASENKGAPMCFLLVEAVKDWLVEREAACSNDTTADIETTPTHATKDSSEDIDDDDDDETQHHHKKKKGKGRKKPPVEEEKIKGKKPRMKTATEVISRILWDEQLCKDHFVIGYLDRFLGVIEKDFSEFSWEDIASVDSRHFGDSKHRIQYFKYKDDIVWDKTKRLDDVFGSTGSKITIIDVIEKYLKENESREEKNQMKVLMKMVYGRSXKXXRRXXGTSRKKNSNRPNYFIAIQINNPDIVNKVEQVQNELCESDSALDDTXTSLKKLHVTLCTLSLDTQSEMERAIAVLKEEQNNLKALLAPATLLRFQGLQTFHDRVLCSVPQYNPVVMKLADHLCTAIDDAGLRIVGTPHVFTPHLTVLKITRKQIKQGREHLDYGLYKDHVETEFGVQNVDSIHLCSMLDAPRADGFYYSLASVDVSPEN; this is translated from the exons ATGGCAGGTGCCTCATCTCATACAACCCTATCAGAGGAATTCAACTCGGAATTAGAAGCGTTAGCATCAATATATTCTGATGATGGGGAATTCTCTCAAGAAACTCCACAAGACACAGAAACAGCAAGCTATGTATGTGTTGTTAACATCAAACCAAATTCATTTAGCATAGGATTGAAGTTGTCAATTCCAG AATATTACCCAGATAGACTGCCGAAAATAGAGTTTCTACCAACAGACGACTCCCTAACTGATGAATCAACACTAGCAGAACTCTTACAATTCCTGTACCAGACTGCATCAGAAAACAAGGGCGCCCCCATGTGTTTTCTTTTAGTAGAAGCTGTCAAAGACTGGCTGGTTGAGAGGGAGGCAGCATGCAGTAATG ACACCACTGCTGACATTGAAACAACCCCCACACATGCTACCAAAGATTCCAGCGAGGacatcgatgatgatgatgatgatgaaacacAACATCACCACAAGAAAAAGAAGGGCAAAGGTCGCAAGAAACCACCTGTTGAAGAGGAGAAGATCAAAGGCAAAAAACCTAGAATGAAAACGGCAACTGAGGTCATCTCACGGATACTCTGGGATGAGCAGCTCTGTAAAGATCATTTCGTGATCGGGTATCTTGATCGTTTTCTTGGTGTGATCGAGAAAGATTTCTCCGAGTTCAGCTGGGAAGATATAGCATCTGTCGATTCACGACACTTTGGCGATTCAAAACATAGGATCCAATATTTCAAGTATAAAGACGATATTGTTTGGGATAAAACAAAAAGGCTGGATGATGTCTTTGGTTCTACCGGTAGTAAAATAACCATTATTGATGTCATTGAAAAATATCTGAAAGAAAATGAGAGCAGGGAGGAAAAGAATCAGATGAAAGTCTTGATGAAGATGGTGTACGGAAGAAGTTGAAAGTGATGAAGGAGATAATAAGGGACATCGAGAAAGAAGAACAGTAATAGACCGAATTATTTCATTGCAATTCAAATTAACAATCCAGATATAGTTAACAAAGTTGAGCAGGTGCAAAATGAATTGTGTGAATCCGACAGCGCATTAGACGACA CGACATCGCTGAAAAAGCTGCATGTGACTCTGTGTACTCTGAGTCTCGATACCCAAAGTGAAATGGAACGCGCTATAGCAGTCCTTAAAGAAGAGCAAAATAACTTAAAAGCATTGCTTGCACCAGCTACTCTACTGCGATTTCAAGGATTGCAAACTTTCCATGATCGTGTGCTTTGTTCTGTTCCGCAATACAATCCAGTCGTTATGAAGTTAGCGGACCATCTATGTACGGCAATAGACGATGCTGGTCTTCGTATCGTGGGCACACCACATGTGTTTACTCCCCATCTGACAGTCTTGAAGATCACAAGAAAACAGATTAAACAAGGAAGGGAACATCTGGATTACGGATTGTATAAGGATCATGTGGAGACAGAATTTGGAGTACAGAATGTGGACTCGATTCATTTATGTTCCATGCTGGATGCACCCAGAGCTGATGGTTTTTACTATTCGTTAGCAAGTGTTGATGTTTCACCagaaaattaa